The following coding sequences lie in one Lysobacter capsici genomic window:
- the fdxA gene encoding ferredoxin FdxA, with amino-acid sequence MPFVVTENCIKCKYTDCVEVCPVDCFHEGPNFLVIDPDECIDCTLCEPECPINAIYPEDDVPAGQESFVALNAELAKAWPVITTRKDALPDAKDWEGKTGKIDLIER; translated from the coding sequence ATGCCCTTCGTCGTCACCGAGAACTGCATCAAGTGCAAGTACACCGATTGCGTCGAGGTGTGCCCGGTCGACTGTTTCCACGAAGGCCCGAACTTCCTGGTGATCGATCCGGACGAATGCATCGACTGCACCCTGTGCGAGCCCGAATGCCCGATCAACGCGATCTACCCCGAGGACGACGTCCCGGCCGGGCAGGAAAGCTTCGTCGCGCTCAACGCCGAACTGGCCAAGGCCTGGCCGGTGATCACCACGCGCAAGGACGCCCTGCCCGACGCCAAGGACTGGGAAGGCAAGACCGGCAAGATCGACCTGATCGAGCGCTGA
- the pcnB gene encoding polynucleotide adenylyltransferase PcnB: MQSDNLSSIQTSLRVIPRDQHNVSRKEISPNALRVLYRLRDSGFGAYLVGGAVRDILVGGHPKDFDVATDATPEQVKGLFRNCRLIGRRFRLAHVVYGREIIEVATFRANIDDGSGDRETDTGGRLVRDNVYGSIEDDAVRRDFTANALYYAVEDFSVRDYVGGFEDVQNRLMRLIGDPVTRYREDPVRMLRAVRLAAKLDFEIEAATAAPIPQLAPLLAEAAPARLFEECLKLFLSGHAVQSFLGLERYGLLGALLPESAKALKSNRSGALRRMLLEGLKGTDTRVANDEPVSPAFLFALLLWPAYCRELMSLQAQGTHTVEAQRRAADRVTLHQLSMIALPRRFSLPMQEIWLLQSRFQQRQRKRVMRLLSHPRFRAAFDFLCLRTAASEEHMADVEFWFEAQQHPDAIAHQEANLHSEDGEEGGDERAPRKRRRRRRGAPVAEG; the protein is encoded by the coding sequence ATGCAATCCGATAACCTTTCTTCCATCCAAACCTCGCTGCGGGTCATTCCGCGCGACCAGCACAATGTCTCGCGCAAGGAGATCAGCCCCAACGCGTTACGGGTGCTGTACCGGCTGCGCGACAGCGGCTTCGGCGCCTATCTGGTCGGCGGCGCGGTGCGCGACATCCTGGTCGGCGGCCATCCCAAGGACTTCGACGTCGCCACCGACGCCACCCCCGAGCAGGTCAAGGGGCTGTTCCGCAACTGCCGCCTGATCGGCCGGCGCTTCCGCCTGGCCCATGTGGTCTACGGTCGCGAAATCATCGAGGTGGCCACGTTCCGCGCCAATATCGACGACGGCAGCGGCGACCGCGAGACCGACACCGGCGGCCGCCTGGTCCGCGACAACGTCTACGGCAGCATCGAGGACGACGCGGTCCGCCGCGACTTCACCGCCAACGCGCTGTATTACGCGGTCGAGGATTTCTCGGTGCGCGACTACGTCGGCGGCTTCGAGGACGTGCAGAACCGGCTGATGCGGCTGATCGGCGATCCGGTCACCCGCTACCGCGAGGACCCGGTGCGCATGCTGCGCGCGGTGCGCCTGGCGGCCAAGCTCGATTTCGAGATCGAAGCGGCCACCGCCGCGCCGATCCCGCAATTGGCGCCGTTGCTCGCCGAAGCCGCGCCGGCGCGATTGTTCGAGGAATGCCTGAAGCTGTTCCTGTCCGGGCATGCGGTGCAGAGCTTCCTCGGCCTGGAACGCTACGGCCTGCTCGGCGCCTTGTTGCCCGAAAGCGCCAAGGCGCTCAAGTCCAATCGCAGCGGCGCGCTGCGCCGGATGCTGCTGGAAGGGCTCAAGGGCACCGACACGCGCGTGGCCAACGACGAGCCGGTGTCGCCGGCGTTCCTGTTCGCGCTGCTGCTGTGGCCGGCGTATTGCCGCGAGCTCATGAGCCTGCAGGCGCAGGGCACGCACACGGTCGAGGCGCAGCGTCGCGCCGCCGACCGGGTCACCTTGCACCAGTTGTCGATGATCGCGCTGCCGCGCCGGTTCTCGCTGCCGATGCAGGAAATCTGGCTGCTGCAGTCGCGGTTCCAGCAGCGCCAGCGCAAGCGGGTGATGCGGCTGCTGTCGCACCCGCGTTTCCGCGCTGCGTTCGATTTCCTGTGCCTGCGCACGGCGGCGTCGGAAGAGCACATGGCCGATGTCGAATTCTGGTTCGAGGCGCAGCAGCATCCCGACGCGATCGCCCATCAGGAAGCGAACCTGCATTCGGAAGACGGCGAGGAGGGCGGCGACGAACGCGCGCCGCGCAAGCGCCGTCGCCGTCGTCGCGGCGCGCCGGTGGCCGAGGGTTGA
- the folK gene encoding 2-amino-4-hydroxy-6-hydroxymethyldihydropteridine diphosphokinase produces the protein MSASNAITTYIGLGSNLGDSVAVLRAALRALDGLPRSRLLRASRLYRTPAWGVREQPDFVNAVAMLDTALPARELLAAMLEIEREAGRARRADGSDRWGPRTLDLDLLLYGETTIDEPGLHVPHPHLHERAFALVPLLEIAPDVRIAGVGAASQALARIAAAEIEALVAVDN, from the coding sequence ATGTCCGCGTCCAACGCCATCACCACCTACATCGGCCTGGGCAGCAACCTCGGCGACAGCGTCGCGGTGTTGCGCGCCGCGCTGCGCGCGCTCGACGGCCTGCCGCGGTCGCGATTGCTGCGCGCCTCGCGGCTGTACCGCACCCCCGCCTGGGGCGTGCGCGAGCAACCCGATTTCGTCAACGCAGTGGCGATGCTCGACACCGCGCTGCCGGCGCGCGAACTGCTGGCGGCGATGCTGGAAATCGAACGCGAGGCCGGACGCGCCCGCCGCGCCGACGGCAGCGATCGCTGGGGCCCGCGCACCCTGGATCTGGACCTGTTGCTGTACGGCGAGACGACGATCGACGAACCCGGCCTGCACGTGCCGCATCCGCATCTGCACGAACGCGCCTTCGCCCTGGTGCCGTTGCTGGAAATCGCTCCGGACGTGCGCATCGCCGGCGTGGGCGCGGCGAGCCAGGCGCTGGCGCGGATCGCCGCGGCCGAGATCGAGGCGCTGGTCGCGGTCGATAATTGA
- the panB gene encoding 3-methyl-2-oxobutanoate hydroxymethyltransferase, which produces MYTSAPTDAQANDKRAAKAWTVPMLADAKRDGRKLVMLTAYDASFARTMDTAGIDLILVGDSLGMVSQGHNSTLPVTVADMAYHTASVARGLSKPLLIADLPFQSDATPERALDAATRLLQAGAAMVKLEGAGHKLEVIEFLVQREIPVCAHLGLTPQSVLRLGGYKLQGRDDATAAKLRADARAVAQAGAALLVLECVPTPLAAAITADLDIPTVGIGAGPQCDGQVLVLHDLLGINSGHRRPKFVKDFLVEGGSVEGAFRAYAAAVRDGSFPGEEHSYA; this is translated from the coding sequence ATGTACACCTCGGCCCCCACCGACGCGCAAGCCAATGACAAGCGGGCTGCCAAAGCCTGGACCGTGCCCATGCTCGCCGACGCCAAGCGCGACGGCCGCAAGCTGGTGATGTTGACCGCGTACGACGCGAGTTTCGCCCGCACTATGGATACCGCGGGTATCGACCTTATCTTGGTCGGCGATTCGCTCGGTATGGTCTCGCAAGGCCACAACAGCACCTTGCCGGTGACGGTCGCCGACATGGCGTATCACACCGCCAGCGTCGCCCGCGGCCTGTCCAAGCCGCTGCTGATCGCCGATCTGCCGTTCCAGTCCGACGCCACGCCCGAGCGCGCGCTCGATGCGGCCACGCGGCTGCTGCAGGCCGGCGCGGCGATGGTCAAGCTCGAAGGCGCCGGGCACAAGCTCGAAGTGATCGAGTTCCTGGTCCAGCGCGAGATCCCGGTCTGCGCGCACCTGGGCCTGACCCCGCAGTCGGTGCTGCGCCTGGGCGGCTACAAATTGCAGGGCCGCGACGACGCCACCGCGGCCAAGCTGCGCGCCGATGCGCGCGCGGTCGCGCAGGCCGGCGCGGCGTTGCTGGTGCTCGAATGCGTGCCCACGCCGCTGGCCGCGGCGATCACCGCCGACCTGGATATCCCGACCGTCGGCATCGGCGCCGGCCCGCAATGCGACGGCCAGGTGCTGGTGCTGCACGACCTGCTCGGGATCAATTCGGGCCATCGCCGGCCCAAGTTCGTCAAGGATTTCCTGGTCGAAGGCGGCAGCGTCGAAGGCGCGTTCCGCGCCTATGCGGCGGCGGTGCGCGACGGCAGTTTCCCCGGCGAAGAGCACAGTTACGCCTGA
- the panC gene encoding pantoate--beta-alanine ligase, with translation MIEIVSDLAALRARVQAWTREGLRVGFVPTMGNLHAGHHSLIELARRHADRVVASVFVNPTQFGPNEDFARYPRTPDADAAGLQAAGCDALWLPTVETMYPFGVDGTVQIRVPRVTETLEGAHRPGHFDGVATVVARLFHQVRPDVAVFGRKDYQQLAVIRYLVRDLAFPIEIVAAPTLRESDGLAMSSRNQYLSDSERPQAAQIQQCLQWMREASRAGDAREAVEAQAVARLTQAGFAVDYAVVRAPDLSLPEAGADGTARVALIAARLGRTRLIDNLEFEL, from the coding sequence ATGATCGAGATCGTCAGCGACCTGGCCGCCTTGCGCGCGCGGGTCCAGGCCTGGACCCGCGAGGGCCTGCGCGTGGGCTTCGTGCCGACCATGGGCAATCTGCACGCCGGCCATCATTCGCTGATCGAACTGGCCCGCCGCCACGCCGACCGCGTGGTCGCCAGCGTGTTCGTCAATCCGACCCAGTTCGGCCCGAACGAAGACTTCGCGCGCTACCCGCGCACGCCCGACGCCGACGCCGCCGGCCTGCAAGCCGCCGGTTGCGATGCGCTGTGGTTGCCGACGGTGGAGACGATGTATCCCTTCGGTGTCGACGGCACCGTGCAGATCCGCGTGCCGCGGGTGACCGAAACCCTGGAAGGCGCGCATCGTCCCGGCCATTTCGACGGCGTGGCGACGGTGGTCGCGCGCCTGTTCCATCAGGTCCGGCCCGATGTCGCGGTGTTCGGGCGCAAGGATTACCAGCAACTGGCGGTGATCCGTTATCTGGTGCGCGATCTGGCGTTCCCGATCGAGATCGTGGCCGCGCCGACCTTGCGCGAAAGCGACGGCCTGGCGATGAGTTCGCGCAATCAATACCTGTCCGACAGCGAGCGCCCGCAGGCCGCGCAGATCCAGCAATGCCTGCAATGGATGCGCGAGGCCTCGCGCGCCGGCGATGCGCGCGAAGCGGTCGAGGCGCAGGCCGTCGCGCGCCTCACTCAGGCCGGTTTCGCGGTCGATTACGCCGTCGTGCGCGCGCCCGACCTGAGCCTGCCCGAGGCCGGCGCCGACGGCACGGCGCGGGTGGCCCTGATCGCGGCCCGGCTCGGCCGCACCCGCCTGATCGACAACCTTGAATTCGAGCTGTGA
- the panD gene encoding aspartate 1-decarboxylase: MQLNLLKAKIHRATVTHAELHYEGSCAIDGRLLDISGIREYEMVHIYNINSGHRFSTYAIRGEEGSGVISVNGAAAHKAQPGDLVIICAYGICDEAEAAKYKPTLVYVDRNNQLTHTNTSMPAQAA, encoded by the coding sequence ATGCAACTGAACCTGCTCAAGGCCAAGATCCACCGCGCCACCGTGACCCACGCCGAGCTTCATTACGAAGGCTCCTGCGCGATCGACGGCCGTCTGCTCGATATCTCGGGCATTCGCGAGTACGAGATGGTCCACATCTACAACATCAACAGCGGCCACCGCTTCTCCACCTACGCCATCCGCGGCGAAGAGGGCAGCGGGGTGATCTCGGTCAACGGCGCGGCCGCGCACAAGGCGCAGCCGGGCGATCTGGTGATCATCTGCGCGTACGGCATCTGCGACGAGGCCGAAGCGGCCAAGTACAAGCCGACGCTGGTCTACGTGGATCGCAACAACCAGCTCACCCACACCAACACCTCGATGCCGGCCCAGGCCGCCTGA
- the pgi gene encoding glucose-6-phosphate isomerase → MSDDVRLHELRAEVGRVVVTPLAQLIATDPSRAADFALQVGPLYASFARQHYDRDALSWLRKAAEAAGSVQRLRALFDGEIVNVTEGRPALHTALRGDLSSTQIARDAHQQALGARKQMREVIERLSASEVTDIVSVGIGGSDLGPRLAVDALSGATPGRFRVHFLSNVDGHAAQRTLAGLDPKRTAALLISKTFGTQETLLNGGILRDWLGDDSRLYAISANVERAASAFNIPDERILPMWDWVGGRYSLWSAVGLPIALAIGMDAFEDFLAGAAQMDAHVLETPLERNLAAWHALTAIWNRNGLGYATQAVLAYDDRLKLLSNYLQQLVMESLGKSVRLDGSPVVGDTVPVWWGGVGTDTQHSFFQALHQGTSIIPADFIGVIHSDAPYPQNHRALHANLLAQTEAFANGQRSDDPHRAYAGGRPSTTILLDSLTPQSLGALLAMYEHSVYLQSVFWGINAFDQFGVELGKQVASTLLPALAGEAQADDPVTRELLRKLRG, encoded by the coding sequence ATGAGCGATGACGTCCGACTTCACGAGCTGCGCGCCGAGGTCGGGCGCGTCGTCGTCACCCCGCTAGCGCAACTGATCGCAACCGATCCGTCGCGCGCGGCGGATTTCGCGCTTCAGGTCGGCCCGCTCTACGCCAGTTTCGCGCGTCAGCATTACGATCGCGACGCGCTGAGCTGGTTGCGCAAGGCCGCCGAAGCCGCCGGCAGCGTCCAGCGCCTGCGCGCGCTGTTCGACGGCGAAATCGTCAACGTCACCGAAGGCCGCCCGGCGCTGCATACCGCGCTGCGCGGCGATCTGTCGTCGACCCAGATCGCGCGCGACGCGCACCAGCAGGCCCTGGGCGCGCGCAAGCAGATGCGCGAAGTGATCGAACGGCTGAGCGCGAGCGAAGTCACCGACATCGTCAGCGTCGGCATCGGCGGGTCCGACCTGGGCCCGCGCCTGGCCGTGGATGCGCTCAGCGGCGCCACGCCGGGCCGGTTCCGCGTGCATTTCCTGTCCAACGTCGACGGCCACGCCGCCCAGCGCACCCTGGCCGGGCTCGACCCCAAGCGCACCGCCGCGCTGTTGATCTCCAAGACCTTCGGCACCCAGGAAACCCTGCTCAACGGCGGCATCCTGCGCGACTGGCTCGGCGACGACTCGCGCCTGTACGCGATCAGCGCCAACGTCGAGCGCGCCGCGAGCGCGTTCAATATTCCCGACGAACGCATCCTGCCGATGTGGGACTGGGTCGGCGGCCGCTATTCGCTGTGGTCGGCGGTTGGTTTGCCGATCGCGCTGGCGATCGGCATGGACGCGTTCGAAGATTTCCTCGCCGGCGCGGCGCAGATGGACGCGCACGTGCTGGAAACGCCGCTGGAGCGCAATCTCGCCGCGTGGCACGCACTGACCGCGATCTGGAACCGCAACGGCCTGGGTTACGCGACACAAGCCGTGTTGGCTTACGACGACCGCCTGAAACTGCTGTCGAATTATCTGCAGCAGCTGGTGATGGAGAGCCTGGGCAAGTCGGTGCGTCTGGACGGCTCGCCGGTGGTCGGCGACACCGTGCCGGTGTGGTGGGGCGGCGTGGGCACCGATACCCAGCACAGCTTCTTCCAGGCGCTGCACCAGGGCACCTCGATCATTCCGGCCGACTTCATCGGGGTGATCCATTCCGATGCGCCGTACCCGCAGAACCATCGCGCGCTGCACGCCAATCTGCTCGCGCAGACCGAAGCCTTCGCCAACGGCCAGCGCAGCGACGACCCGCACCGCGCCTACGCCGGCGGCCGTCCGAGCACGACGATCCTGCTCGATTCGCTGACCCCGCAATCGCTCGGCGCGCTGCTGGCGATGTACGAACACAGCGTGTATCTGCAGTCGGTGTTCTGGGGCATCAACGCCTTCGATCAGTTCGGCGTGGAACTCGGCAAGCAGGTCGCCAGCACCTTGCTGCCGGCGCTGGCCGGCGAGGCGCAGGCCGACGATCCTGTGACGCGCGAGTTGTTGCGCAAGTTGCGCGGCTGA
- a CDS encoding VOC family protein has translation MNLRFDHFVLTVASIEATCAFYRDALDARVVEFKGGRKALDFGGWKINLHRLGHEFEPKAATPTGGSGDFCVISDEPLDELIARLGELGIAIEDGPVARTGARGPIVSVYFRDPDGNLVEVANPA, from the coding sequence ATGAACCTCCGATTCGATCATTTCGTCCTGACCGTGGCCTCGATCGAGGCGACCTGCGCGTTTTACCGGGACGCGCTGGATGCGCGCGTCGTGGAGTTCAAGGGCGGACGCAAAGCGCTGGACTTCGGCGGCTGGAAGATCAACCTGCACCGGCTCGGCCATGAATTCGAGCCCAAGGCGGCGACACCGACCGGCGGCAGCGGCGATTTCTGCGTGATCAGCGACGAGCCCCTGGACGAATTGATCGCGCGGCTGGGCGAGTTGGGTATCGCCATCGAAGACGGTCCGGTGGCGCGCACCGGTGCCCGCGGTCCGATCGTATCGGTGTATTTCCGCGATCCCGATGGGAATCTGGTCGAGGTCGCGAATCCGGCCTGA
- the queG gene encoding tRNA epoxyqueuosine(34) reductase QueG, which yields MGRFYTCRIVTPPTARPAPPDAPVPAAPDYVALAARIRAIAREFGFQRCGISGIELAQDEAHLLDWLAQGLHGSMDWMARHGELRARPNDLLPGTVRVISVGLDYGRRDDEDAWITLADGERAYVARYALGRDYHKLMRQRLQRLAERLAEVVGPFGHRVFVDSAPVLERALARNAGLGWIGKHTCLIDKDGGSWFFLGEIYVDLPLPVDMPATAHCGTCTRCIDICPTQAIIAPHRLDARRCIAYLTIEHEGAIPIELRPAIGNRIFGCDDCQLVCPWNKFAQRTDEPDFRARNDLDRASLSQLFAWDEAQFLQRTEGSAIRRSGHERWLRNIAVALGNAPATPEVIAALRTRSEHASEVVREHVAWALARHGAA from the coding sequence ATGGGTCGATTCTATACTTGCCGCATCGTGACCCCGCCAACCGCCCGCCCCGCCCCACCCGATGCGCCTGTCCCGGCCGCGCCCGACTACGTCGCGCTGGCCGCGCGCATCCGCGCGATCGCGCGCGAGTTCGGCTTTCAGCGCTGCGGCATTTCCGGGATCGAACTGGCCCAGGACGAAGCGCATCTGCTCGACTGGCTGGCGCAGGGTCTGCACGGTTCGATGGACTGGATGGCCCGCCACGGCGAACTGCGCGCGCGTCCGAACGATCTGCTGCCGGGCACGGTGCGGGTGATTTCGGTCGGCCTGGACTACGGCCGCCGCGACGACGAGGACGCCTGGATCACCCTGGCCGACGGCGAACGCGCCTACGTCGCGCGTTACGCGCTGGGTCGCGACTACCACAAGCTGATGCGCCAGCGCCTGCAACGGCTGGCCGAGCGCCTGGCCGAAGTGGTCGGCCCGTTCGGCCACCGCGTGTTCGTCGATTCCGCGCCGGTGCTGGAACGCGCATTGGCGCGCAACGCCGGGCTGGGCTGGATCGGCAAGCACACCTGCCTGATCGACAAGGACGGCGGCTCGTGGTTCTTCCTCGGCGAAATCTACGTCGACCTGCCGCTGCCGGTGGACATGCCGGCGACCGCGCATTGCGGCACCTGCACGCGCTGCATCGACATCTGCCCGACCCAGGCGATCATCGCCCCGCATCGGCTCGACGCGCGCCGCTGCATCGCCTATCTCACCATCGAACACGAAGGCGCGATCCCGATCGAACTGCGCCCGGCGATCGGCAACCGCATCTTCGGTTGCGACGACTGCCAGTTGGTCTGCCCCTGGAACAAGTTCGCCCAGCGCACCGACGAGCCGGATTTCCGCGCCCGCAACGACCTCGACCGCGCCAGCCTGAGCCAGTTGTTCGCCTGGGACGAAGCGCAATTCCTGCAACGCACCGAAGGCTCGGCGATCCGCCGCAGCGGGCACGAACGCTGGCTGCGCAATATCGCGGTGGCGCTGGGCAATGCGCCGGCCACGCCGGAGGTGATCGCCGCGCTGCGCACGCGCAGCGAGCATGCGAGCGAGGTGGTGCGCGAGCATGTCGCATGGGCGTTGGCGCGGCACGGCGCGGCGTGA
- a CDS encoding NAD(P)H-hydrate dehydratase produces the protein MSATAETSTPAPPRGLFDAAGLRAIETAAAAELGDRYALMRRAGEAAWRELLNHWTRAFHLLVVCGPGNNGGDGYVLATHALLSGRQATVVRLRDHAPRGELAQRAAAAYAAAGGSTLEFDGELPKADVIVDALFGIGLSRAPDAAASALIEAINAHAAPVLALDAPSGVDADRGYAYPSAILAQRTLEFIAPKAGLVTGAALDHAGVLALANLDLPQTLYHTPPVAELLRAEDLPRWLQPRRRDSHKGRNGRVLCIGGDHGHGGALLLCAQAALRSGAGLLDAATRSAHVAPMLTRLPEAMPRAIEHADELKAAIDSASVIAIGPGLGQETWGKQLFERAIASAKPLLLDADALNLLAADPQPLPADCILTPHPGEAARLLGSDSARVQADRFAAVRALVERYRCVVVLKGAGTLVAAHGRGVQVIGAGNPGMAVGGMGDVLSGVIAALHAQGLDAFDAACAGALLHSVAGDEAAREGGERGLLPSDLMPWLRRRANPVNGAR, from the coding sequence ATGTCTGCGACCGCTGAAACTTCCACGCCCGCGCCGCCGCGCGGCCTGTTCGACGCGGCCGGGCTGCGCGCGATCGAAACCGCGGCCGCGGCCGAACTGGGCGACCGCTACGCGCTGATGCGCCGCGCCGGCGAAGCGGCCTGGCGCGAATTGCTCAATCACTGGACCCGCGCCTTCCATCTGCTGGTCGTGTGCGGCCCCGGCAACAACGGCGGCGACGGCTACGTGCTGGCCACCCATGCGCTGTTGTCCGGGCGCCAGGCGACGGTGGTGCGATTGCGCGACCACGCGCCGCGCGGCGAACTCGCCCAGCGCGCGGCGGCGGCGTATGCGGCGGCCGGCGGCAGCACGCTCGAATTCGACGGCGAACTGCCCAAGGCCGATGTGATCGTCGACGCGCTGTTCGGCATCGGCCTGTCGCGCGCGCCCGACGCCGCGGCTTCGGCACTGATCGAAGCGATCAACGCGCACGCCGCGCCGGTGCTCGCGCTGGACGCGCCCAGCGGTGTCGATGCCGATCGCGGTTACGCCTATCCGTCGGCGATCCTCGCCCAGCGCACGCTCGAATTCATTGCGCCCAAAGCCGGCTTGGTGACTGGCGCGGCGCTCGATCATGCCGGCGTGTTGGCGCTGGCGAACCTGGACTTGCCGCAAACGCTGTATCACACCCCGCCGGTTGCCGAACTGCTGCGCGCCGAGGATCTGCCGCGCTGGTTGCAACCGCGCCGACGCGACAGTCACAAAGGGCGCAACGGCCGAGTACTGTGCATCGGCGGCGATCACGGCCACGGCGGTGCGCTGTTGCTGTGCGCGCAGGCCGCGTTGCGCAGCGGTGCGGGCCTGCTCGATGCGGCGACGCGGTCGGCGCATGTCGCGCCGATGCTGACGCGTCTGCCCGAGGCGATGCCGCGCGCGATCGAGCACGCCGACGAATTGAAGGCCGCGATCGACAGCGCGAGCGTGATCGCGATCGGTCCCGGCCTGGGCCAGGAAACCTGGGGAAAACAGCTGTTCGAGCGCGCGATCGCCAGCGCGAAACCGCTGCTGCTCGACGCCGATGCGCTCAATCTGCTCGCCGCCGATCCGCAGCCGTTGCCGGCCGATTGCATCCTCACGCCGCATCCGGGCGAAGCCGCGCGATTGCTCGGCAGCGACAGCGCGCGCGTGCAGGCCGATCGTTTCGCCGCGGTGCGCGCCTTGGTCGAACGTTATCGCTGCGTGGTCGTGCTCAAGGGCGCCGGCACTTTGGTCGCGGCGCATGGACGCGGCGTGCAGGTGATCGGCGCGGGCAATCCCGGCATGGCGGTCGGCGGCATGGGCGATGTGCTCAGCGGCGTGATCGCGGCGTTGCACGCGCAAGGTCTCGATGCCTTCGACGCGGCCTGCGCCGGCGCGTTGCTGCATTCGGTGGCCGGCGACGAGGCCGCGCGCGAAGGCGGCGAACGCGGCCTGTTGCCCAGCGATCTGATGCCGTGGCTGCGACGCCGCGCCAATCCCGTCAACGGCGCGCGTTGA
- the tsaE gene encoding tRNA (adenosine(37)-N6)-threonylcarbamoyltransferase complex ATPase subunit type 1 TsaE, which translates to MPNDSIQLHLSDADATDALGAALAAARANAAQTGVLIVHLHGDLGAGKSTLARALLRALGVQGAIRSPTYTLVERYPLSDGGEAWHLDLYRIGDAGELEFLGLDGGEASLWLIEWPERGLGWLPAPDLRIDLAQDGAGRQARLNASSEGGRAWLVALTDATGAREVAADS; encoded by the coding sequence ATGCCCAACGATTCGATCCAACTTCATCTCAGCGACGCCGACGCCACCGACGCGCTCGGCGCCGCGCTCGCCGCGGCGCGCGCGAACGCGGCGCAAACCGGCGTGTTGATCGTGCATCTGCACGGCGACCTGGGCGCCGGCAAATCCACCCTGGCGCGCGCCTTGCTGCGCGCGCTCGGCGTGCAGGGCGCGATCCGCAGCCCGACCTACACCCTGGTCGAGCGCTACCCGCTCAGCGACGGCGGCGAAGCCTGGCATCTGGACCTGTACCGGATTGGCGATGCCGGCGAGCTGGAGTTCCTCGGCCTGGACGGCGGTGAGGCCTCGTTGTGGCTGATCGAATGGCCCGAGCGCGGACTGGGTTGGCTGCCGGCACCGGATTTGCGCATCGATCTGGCCCAGGACGGCGCCGGCCGACAGGCCCGCCTGAACGCGTCCAGCGAGGGCGGCCGGGCCTGGCTGGTCGCGCTGACTGACGCGACGGGTGCCCGTGAGGTTGCGGCCGACTCCTGA